Proteins from a genomic interval of Rosa chinensis cultivar Old Blush chromosome 2, RchiOBHm-V2, whole genome shotgun sequence:
- the LOC112184172 gene encoding uncharacterized protein LOC112184172, whose product MSLKTRGEAVHIVGHCNGIICLLLGVLANSFQLLLWNPAIQEFKLLRPRPYLQDVDWERTLWFKYVQGSGYDPKLNEYKVVSIGLVYPDDFRDDRYVIHHPPKPAIYTLSTDSWKEIKTNAFETETTLLIPENFQIQFKQMFYWSGYEQHEELDLFDIDEDSIGPVIILLDIENEVFHDIMLPDSLYPRFVMFNPSLYINGMQLRVWNESPALFVLVDKLQGIKPEEDESFVIWVLDELGGAWTKHTTLEPTEKPLTLLNSNKIVINDFMGLVLCYELRSKRLKDILIQNTPYSHIYVRLDDIAAVIYVKSIVSVLGAQKLQSRNNSNVANFSLLTHFPFSPSIVDRESTSYSIWAIPSGDVSLRIKKVMESLRAEFGGPEIEPHIPFVLICTTEICNDHFGLPSRKFPSLLNCFFRDGRPYLSLLYGRLTEEERKIALEKVCKLDKNISSLSFTIAQLGLYKIDYRDITLRSWEKITEYTLPFP is encoded by the exons ATGAGTCTAAAGACTAGAGGCGAAGCAGTTCATATTGTAGGGCATTGCAATGGAATCATCTGTCTACTTCTAGGAGTTCTAGCTAATTCTTTTCAGCTGCTTTTATGGAACCCAGCAATTCAGGAATTCAAGCTTCTTCGCCCCCGTCCATACCTTCAAGATGTTGATTGGGAAAGAACTCTGTGGTTCAAGTATGTTCAAGGGTCTGGATATGATCCTAAATTGAACGAATATAAAGTTGTTAGCATTGGACTAGTTTATCCAGATGATTTTAGGGATGATAGATATGTTATTCATCATCCTCCAAAACCAGCAATATACACTTTGAGTACTGATTCTTGGAAAGAGATCAAAACCAATGCTTTCGAAACAGAAACCACTCTCCTTATAcccgaaaatttccagattCAATTCAAGCAAATGTTTTATTGGTCAGGATATGAgcaacatgaggaactggatttGTTTGATATAGACGAGGACTCCATTGGGCCGGTCATCATTTTGTTGGATATTGAGAATGAGGTATTTCATGATATCATGTTACCTGATAGTTTATATCCTCGCTTTGTCATGTTCAATCCCAGTCTCTATATTAATGGTATGCAACTTCGAGTGTGGAACGAATCCCCTGCTCTTTTTGTATTGGTTGATAAACTTCAAGGTATTAAACCTGAAGAAGATGAATCTTTTGTAATATGGGTGCTGGATGAACTTGGTGGTGCTTGGACAAAACACACGACTCTTGAACCCACAGAGAAGCCATTGACACTTTTGAATAGCAATAAGATAGTTATAAATGATTTCATGGGACTTGTACTCTGCTATGAACTTCGTAGCAAAAGGCTTAAAGATATTCTTATTCAAAACACGCCTTATTCTCATATATATGTCCGGTTAGATGACATTGCAGCTGTTATCTACGTGAAAAGTATAGTTTCAGTATTGGGAGCCCAGAAGCTCCAAAGCAGAAATAATTCCAACGTG GCGAACTTTTCTCTACTCACGCACTTTCCATTCAGTCCTTCAATAGTGGACAGGGAATCGACCTCATATTCAATATGGGCCATCCCATCGGGTGATGTGTCTCTTAGGATCAAGAAAGTGATGGAAAGTCTCAGGGCCGAGTTCGGTGGGCCGGAGATCGAACCACATATCCCTTTTGTG ttAATATGTACAACTGAGATATGCAATGACCATTTCGGTTTACCTTCACGTAAGTTCCCTTCATTGTTGAACTGCTTTTTCCG GGATGGTAGGCCATATTTGAGTCTCCTTTACGGGCGTCTGacagaagaagagaggaaaatAGCTCTAGAAAAAGTTTGCAAGCTAGATAAAAACATTTCCAGCTTGAGCTTCACCATAGCTCAACTCGGATTGTACAAAATCGACTACAGAGATATAACTCTCAGATCTTGGGAGAAAATTACTGAATATACTCTCCCATTCCCTTAG